The following are encoded together in the Coffea arabica cultivar ET-39 chromosome 1c, Coffea Arabica ET-39 HiFi, whole genome shotgun sequence genome:
- the LOC140004887 gene encoding uncharacterized protein — translation MRDHCGRVIFAYYKEFGELDVLEVEAQSLREGLATCATRAVCTLIVESDSKVLVQLVNSEVVSKWTVCNVPREIRHFLRQMNAPLHHVFREANSVADALASLRLGGQRCSASFVALPLGARGEARLDCYEVLRLREVLIRA, via the coding sequence ATGCGAGATCATTGTGGAAGGGTGATCTTCGCCTATTACAAGGAGTTTGGAGAGTTGGATGTGTTAGAAGTTGAGGCGCAGTCTCTTCGGGAAGGCCTAGCAACGTGTGCAACTCGGGCAGTGTGCACATTGATTGTTGAATCAGACTCAaaggtccttgtccagctagtGAATTCGGAGGTTGTGTCGAAGTGGACAGTGTGCAACGTTCCGCGAGAGATCAGACACTTCCTCCGTCAGATGAATGCACCCCTTCACCATGTGTTTCGCGAGGCCAACTCGGTGGCAGATGCCTTAGCCTCATTGCGGTTGGGTGGCCAGCGGTGCAGCGCCTCATTTGTGGCCCTGCCTCTCGGAGCCAGAGGGGAGGCCCGTCTTGACTGTTACGAAGTTCTACGTCTACGTGAGGTACTGATTAGGGCTTGA